One stretch of Passer domesticus isolate bPasDom1 chromosome 2, bPasDom1.hap1, whole genome shotgun sequence DNA includes these proteins:
- the LOC135294554 gene encoding taste receptor type 2 member 40-like, with product MVTSFAVLCLSIAIIESLAGILGNGIILAAISSSCTGNKIWPPYDMIVISLTLSKFILQSWNTLDFFMNIFYEPFIHTENLLTVTKTISTFLSYSSLWFGAWLSVFYCVKVASFTQSFFIWLKLRIARLVPWLLLTSWLFSFTAAIPFAWDVYSVHENITAPSSMTNSSARRTTKKDSLGLIILLSNAGIVMPLMLSVVSSVLLIQSLLIHTRRMQSNASGFRDPSLEAHRKVIKSVCSFLILYIIYFICVLIVVFNGFSPLSNGDSISVVIMAACPTAHTVVLIWSNPKFRELPARIWHHTKCHVGNAPK from the coding sequence ATGGTGACATCTTTTGCTGTCCTTTGTCTATCAATTGCTATAATTGAATCCCTGGCAGGAATTCTAGGAAATGGAATTATCTTGGCTGCCATTTCATCAAGCTGCACTGGGAACAAAATATGGCCCCCATATGATATGATTGTGATCTCTCTGACTTTATCTAAATTCATTTTGCAGTCATGGAATACACTGGATTTCTTTATGAATATATTTTATGAACCCTTCATTCATACGGAAAACCTGCTAACAGTTACCAAGACAATTTCTACATTTCTGAGCTACTCCAGCCTCTGGTTTGGAGCCTGGCTTAGTGTCTTCTATTGTGTTAAAGTTGCCAGTTTTACACAGTCTTTCTTCATCTGGCTGAAGCTAAGAATTGCCAGGCTGGTGCCCTGGTTGCTGCTCACATCATGGCTCTTCTCCTTCACAGCTGCAATTCCCTTTGCCTGGGATGTCTACAGTGTGCATGAGAACATCACTGCTCCTTCATCCATGACAAACTCTTCAGCAAggagaacaacaaaaaaagacagTTTGGGTTTAATAATTCTTCTCTCTAATGCCGGTATAGTTATGCCTTTAATGCTGTCTGTTGTTTCCAGTGTTCTGCTGATTCAGTCTCTGTTGATACACACCAGACGGATGCAAAGTAATGCAAGTGGCTTCAGGGATCCCAGCTTAGAGGCCCACAGGAAAGTAATCAAGTCAGTCTGTTCCTTTCTTATCCTTtacataatatattttatttgtgtGCTTATTGTTGTATTCAATGGATTTTCACCTTTAAGCAATGGAGACTCAATCTCTGTAGTTATAATGGCTGCCTGCCCTACAGCACACACAGTGGTTTTAATTTGGAGCAATCCCAAATTTCGAGAGCTGCCAGCTAGGATTTGGCACCACACTAAATGTCATGTCGGAAATGCACCCAAGTAA